A genomic window from Brevibacillus agri includes:
- a CDS encoding NAD(P)-dependent oxidoreductase, whose amino-acid sequence MTERNEGAGSVTVRAEETVIGFVGTGVMGKSMAGHFLRAGYRVLVYTRTKAKAEELLAAGAVWKERVSELAAEANVIITMVGYPSDVEEVYLGPEGIISHAKPGTFLIDMTTSKPSLAQKIYEEAKKHALHALDAPVSGGDVGAREARLAIMVGGDQEAFDAVEPLLAVMGKNVVLQGGPGAGQHTKMCNQICIATNMIGVCEAIAYAKKAGLDPARVLTSIEAGAAGSWSLSNLAPRMIAGNYAPGFYIKHFIKDMGIALEAAEEMGLLTPGLALSKSLYEELAEKGEADSGTQALIKWFERE is encoded by the coding sequence ATTACAGAGAGAAACGAGGGAGCTGGTAGCGTGACTGTACGTGCAGAAGAAACGGTTATCGGGTTTGTAGGAACGGGCGTCATGGGCAAAAGCATGGCGGGACATTTTTTGCGGGCAGGGTATCGGGTGCTCGTTTATACGCGCACGAAGGCAAAAGCCGAGGAACTGCTGGCGGCAGGAGCAGTCTGGAAGGAACGGGTAAGCGAGCTGGCTGCTGAAGCCAATGTCATCATTACGATGGTCGGATACCCGTCTGATGTGGAAGAAGTGTACCTTGGGCCTGAGGGCATCATTTCGCATGCGAAGCCGGGTACTTTTTTGATCGATATGACAACGTCGAAGCCTTCGCTCGCCCAAAAAATATACGAGGAAGCGAAAAAGCATGCGCTGCATGCGCTGGACGCCCCGGTGTCCGGCGGAGATGTCGGAGCGCGGGAAGCGCGGCTTGCGATCATGGTCGGCGGCGATCAGGAAGCGTTCGACGCGGTGGAGCCGCTGCTTGCGGTCATGGGCAAAAACGTCGTTCTCCAGGGCGGCCCTGGTGCCGGACAGCATACGAAAATGTGCAACCAAATCTGCATCGCGACCAATATGATCGGCGTGTGCGAAGCGATCGCCTACGCGAAAAAAGCGGGATTGGACCCGGCGCGCGTGCTGACGAGCATCGAAGCGGGAGCGGCGGGCAGTTGGTCTTTGTCCAATCTGGCTCCGCGGATGATTGCGGGCAATTACGCGCCCGGCTTTTACATCAAGCATTTTATCAAGGACATGGGCATCGCCCTGGAAGCGGCCGAGGAGATGGGACTGTTGACGCCTGGGCTCGCGCTGTCCAAGTCGCTCTATGAGGAGCTTGCGGAAAAAGGCGAGGCAGACAGCGGGACACAGGCGCTGATTAAATGGTTTGAACGCGAGTAG
- a CDS encoding response regulator transcription factor produces MKRQVLLVEDESRIREIVADYFEQEQWIVHEAENGKQAIQMLESLRVDLVILDILMPEMDGWTVCKEIRTTSDVPIIILTAKSEEDDKMQGFELGADDYVTKPFSPRVLVARANSLMKRVEGTVRGTDHLLRFGQVVINRHARRMKIRGEEIDLAPKEYELLVYLIKNAGIVLSRETIMDHVWGFDYFGDLRVVDTHIKKLRSKLGSEARHIRTVIKAGYTFEEER; encoded by the coding sequence ATGAAGCGACAGGTGCTGCTTGTCGAAGACGAGAGCCGCATCCGCGAAATCGTCGCGGACTACTTCGAGCAGGAGCAATGGATTGTACACGAAGCGGAAAACGGAAAGCAAGCCATTCAGATGCTGGAAAGCCTCCGGGTCGATCTGGTCATTCTCGACATTTTGATGCCGGAGATGGATGGCTGGACGGTTTGCAAAGAAATCCGCACAACCTCTGATGTGCCGATCATCATCCTCACCGCCAAGTCCGAAGAAGACGACAAGATGCAAGGCTTTGAGCTTGGCGCCGACGATTACGTCACGAAGCCGTTCAGCCCGCGAGTGCTGGTCGCCAGGGCCAACTCCTTGATGAAGCGGGTTGAGGGCACGGTCAGAGGAACCGACCATCTGCTGCGCTTCGGCCAGGTCGTCATTAATCGGCATGCCCGGCGCATGAAGATCAGGGGCGAAGAAATCGACCTCGCCCCGAAAGAGTATGAGTTGCTCGTCTATCTTATCAAAAATGCCGGGATCGTGCTGTCGCGGGAAACGATCATGGATCACGTCTGGGGCTTCGACTACTTTGGCGATTTGCGCGTCGTCGACACCCATATCAAGAAGCTTCGCAGCAAGCTCGGCAGCGAAGCGCGACACATCCGGACAGTTATCAAGGCAGGCTATACGTTCGAGGAAGAGCGATGA
- a CDS encoding AI-2E family transporter: MNLLTVLQNKDFRRFGILALFCFLLYSLGSMLNVVLLTFLVTFLMDRLHLFLTRATHKLVPVHPKLILIALYALLTAFLVGGGMKAFPALIHQTGQLIHLIEQVVRENQHNEFAPYLMSALDKLDMKGLVKGSLDFLTVVKDMGFNLFLALLLSLFFLLGKDNVIAFTAQFRTSKLSWLYNEIEYFSQKFILTFGKVIETQLLIALFNTVFTVIGLWILGFPNLFGLALMVFVLGLIPVAGVIISLIPLSAIAFSIGGLPTVIYLLVFIMLIHAMEAYVLNPRLMASKTHLPIFYTFVVLIFSEHFFGVWGLIVGIPSFVFLLDILEVKKMGTPMSKNRPVSKEVLDVRVNAK; encoded by the coding sequence ATGAACTTGCTCACCGTCTTGCAAAATAAGGATTTCAGACGTTTCGGTATTTTGGCGTTGTTTTGTTTCCTGCTCTACTCGCTCGGAAGCATGCTCAATGTCGTTTTGCTCACGTTTCTCGTCACATTTTTGATGGATCGGCTGCACCTGTTTCTCACCAGGGCGACTCACAAGCTCGTGCCCGTCCATCCCAAATTGATTCTCATAGCCCTCTACGCACTGTTGACGGCCTTTCTGGTTGGCGGAGGGATGAAAGCTTTCCCGGCCCTGATTCATCAAACCGGGCAATTGATCCACCTCATCGAGCAGGTGGTGCGGGAAAACCAGCATAACGAATTTGCGCCTTATCTCATGTCCGCCCTAGACAAGCTTGACATGAAAGGGCTTGTCAAAGGGAGTCTTGACTTTTTGACGGTCGTCAAGGACATGGGCTTCAACCTGTTTCTGGCGCTGCTGCTCAGCCTGTTTTTCCTGCTGGGCAAGGACAACGTGATCGCGTTTACCGCGCAGTTCCGCACCAGCAAGCTGTCGTGGCTGTACAACGAGATTGAATATTTCAGCCAAAAGTTTATTTTGACCTTTGGAAAAGTCATTGAAACCCAGTTGCTGATCGCCCTGTTCAACACTGTGTTCACGGTCATCGGCCTGTGGATTCTCGGCTTCCCGAACTTGTTTGGCCTGGCGCTGATGGTGTTCGTGCTCGGGCTGATCCCCGTGGCCGGCGTCATCATTTCCCTGATTCCGCTCAGCGCCATCGCCTTTAGCATCGGCGGCTTGCCTACGGTGATCTACCTGCTGGTGTTCATCATGCTGATTCACGCCATGGAAGCTTACGTCCTCAACCCTCGCCTGATGGCGTCGAAGACCCATCTGCCGATTTTTTACACGTTCGTCGTCCTGATCTTCTCCGAACACTTCTTCGGCGTCTGGGGACTGATCGTGGGGATTCCGTCGTTTGTATTTTTGCTCGACATTTTGGAAGTAAAAAAAATGGGAACCCCGATGTCCAAAAACAGACCTGTTTCCAAAGAAGTGCTGGACGTGCGGGTCAATGCCAAATAG